The Fictibacillus phosphorivorans genomic sequence GGCTGGCCTTTACAGCAACGTGATCCGGATCCTCTCACCACTTGTAATCTCTGATGAACAACTTGTTAAAGGGTTGAACGTCATCGAGCAACAGCTCACTAAGATAAGCGAAATGGTATCGTCTTAATAAGCGTGATAACCTCGTCTCTCTAAAGACGAGGTTATTTTATGATGATTTCTTGAGTATTTTCAAAATAATGGATTTTACCCAAATGAAAATTCGGAAAATTATGCTAATATGTTGGTATAGAGATCAAAGGGGCTGTAAGACTTGCAAATCATTAAAAAATTATTAATCGGTTCTGTCTTAATTGGAGGTTTCGTCGTTTACACTCAATACGAAAAAAGTGCTGAACCAACTTGGAAAGTGAATGCAGAACAATTTTCAGTTGTAAAATCATTAAAAGATGGAATGAAGAGAGAATATAATAAGTTTGCTGAATTAGAATTAATGGATAAATACGGTTTTCTTAAGAACGTTAACAAGACTTTTACACTAAAAGATTCGTATCGAACGTTAAAGATTGAAAAACTTTGGAACATGAATGGACGCATGTATGTTTTATACAGTGTGGATGTAAAAGAGAGAGACAAGGACGAATATAATATTCCGCGTCTTTCTGTTAAAAACATTCAGTTTCAAACAAAAGAAGGTGAGGAGCTCGTTCTTAAGGCAGGAGAAGAAATGGCGCACCCTGGAACAAGGGACGAAGGATTCGTGTATAAGCACCGTTTATACCGCTCCATGATGCTTATGCCGAGTATGTTCGATTCTTCAGAAAACGATTGGTCGATCGTATCAAATGCGACTGTGGTTAGGCTGCAGGACCTTACGATCTCCTCAAAAGACAAAGGAGTAGACTCGATTCAAGATATTGCGTTAACGATGCCTGCAGAAGATCCTTATACGAAAGTATTAAAAAGTAAACCGATCGATCAAACAATTACATATGAAGATAATAAAAAAGTAAAAATCAAATCCATTGACGCGTTACTTTATGAACAGAGACTTAGAGTAGAAATTCCAAATGATGAAGATTTGATCGGATTTGCTAGCAAAAACATCACACTACATGATAGACCTACAAGAACATATGGAATTCTAGGAACCAAGAAAAATGGTTATTACATTCCCATTTATGACATGCCTGATGAAATGGAAGGGAAGAAGAAAGAAAAAATTCTCACATTTACTTCTTCTGTACATAAAGATCCTCGTTCTTTCTCTTGGACAATTCCAAAGAAAGACATACACACGTTTTTAACGAATAAAAATCAACCGGTTCTAAAGAATCAGGAAATAGTAAGAATGAATGATACAGTAATTAGCTATGAAGGTATCACCCTGTTTGAAGAGAGCCCTAGAATCAAGTTAAGCTTAACAACTGACACGGATCAACAGCTAAATCATCTGCGTTTGATTCCTGACCATTATTATAATGATACTGAAGTAACTGACGATTACAAACGGGTGTATAAAAACAATATCATCTCGATCTCAGATGAGAAGAAAACGAGAATCAAAAACTTCGAATTACATCATTCAGAAGAAGAAAATAAAAGCACCTACCATATTACGTTTTATAACAAAGAAGAGATAGAAAACGGTGAGATGAGACCAATTCTGATTCCTGAGAGTGACTTGACCATTACTTTATCAAACCTCTCTTATTTAATGCCTCTTAAAAATCCGGTGGATATCCCATTCAAGAACATCATGATTTTGAATTGATAAAGGATGAATAAAGGAGATAGGTATTTTGAGCAACAAGCGAAATAAGATCCTCATTGGACTGATATTATTTATCGGATTTGTACTATACACGCAATATGAAAAAAGTGCTGAGCCGACGTGGAAAATAAACGAAGAAAATTTTGTTGTGATGAACGACTGGGAAGAACTTATGGATCGAGAGAAATCAAAATTCAGCGACCTTAAGTTTGCTGAGCATTTCAAGTTATTAAGAAACAGCCATGTATCTATTCCGTTAGCGAATGATCAACGAATGTTTCAAGTCGAAAGAACTTATGATTTCGGACAACAACTCTATATTCTCTACAGCGTGGACCTAATTGAACGGGATAAAGAAGAGAGTGATGTCCCCCGGTTAACGTTTAATCAAGTTGAGATTACATCCAAAAAAGGAAAGAAGTTTACTTTTCCGATCGATTTATATGAAGGAGAAGGCGCGATCGGTGGAGTAGTGTATAAACATAAGCTATACCGTTCCATGATGATACATGCCCAATACGATGACATAAAAACAGATGAAGAGTGGAAAGAGGTCTTTAGCAGTGAGACCCTAAATTTTCTTAATCCAACATTTACTTCAAATAACGGAAAGATTAAGATCGATCACTTAACTTTTAAAGTCAAGCCTCATCATGTTTTTGAATTGCCTCCCGTTCTGGCGACAGAAACCATTGATAGATCCCTGCAACTTTACAACAACGAAAAAATTCAATTAGACCAACTTGAAGTCTATCAAATGGGTGCAAGAGTTAAGATGGATTCTAAGCATGATAAAGATCTTGTTTCTTTATTTGGAACGATCGAGGGTGGGCAGAATCAGTACACATTAAATTCCGATATTACTGGAGGAGAAGACACAGGTTATTTTATGGAAACGTATTTTGTGTTAGATGAACTTCTTAATATGAAACAAGCCGATTCATTAAAGATGTCGTTGACACACTCGATTCATAGAACGAATAAGTCCTATTCCTTTTCTGTCCCTCAACAAGATATAGAGAAATTTACAAAAGACCCAAAAACAGATGTGACAAGAAATCAAGTGATCGCAAATGACAAAGATTATAAAGTTATTTTTAAAGGGATCACAAATGATACTTCAAGCGATCAAAATGGTATAGAGTTTTCTATAGAAAGCAAAACAGGAAAAATAGAACAAGAAGAGTATCTTTATTTTCAACCAAGCAATAATGAGTATGGAATTCCAAACGAAGAGCGTTTTATGAATAACCTCGTCACGATTAAAAATTCATCAGGTAAGACTCTGCAAAATTTTGATGTGATGCAAACCTTCAATAATGAACAGCCTGGATTTTTGTTGATCTTTCATGAAGGACTTCCGAAGGATGACCTCACCGTTACCCTTTCAAGATTAACACAAGTTTATCCATTAAAAGAAAAGGTAGAAGTTCCTTTAAAGCTTCCTACAGCAAGCAAAAAATAAAAAAAGACTGCCGAAATGGATAAACGGCAGTCTTTTCTCTACGCTCTCGGATTACTCTGAGCACGTTTGATGTACATCTCTTCTTCTCCAACTATGCCGCATGCGCCGCACTGGATCAATCGTTCTGAACCTTTATACGGAAGATGGAACATATCTAACTCACCATCTTCATATTGTTGAACCACATCTCCAGTAGATGGATCTAGCTTAACCGCTACAGGATTTTGTTCGATCACGTTAAAACGCGTACGGTTTGTCTTACAGTTTGGACATAAATAAGGATTTGCCATTTTTAAGAAACCCTCCTTTTTTAGTCTTAAGTTAACCAATCAAGGAAAAATTATGTAAGTTATATTTTTATTCCATTTAGCCATAGTAAGAAAAAGGAGGGATACAATTATGGGTAAACAGAAAAAGGCTAATGCTAATGCACAGCGAAATAACAACGTGAAAGAGAACGGTGCAGAAAACCAAACCGAATTTGCGTCTTATGCTGAAATGGAAGTTGAAAAGATGCATCACGGGAAAAAAACAAAATGATTTTACTTCTTAACAAACTGGTAGTATAATAAAAATCTGCGATGTTCGTGGCTTTTCCATGTCTTTAACCTATGTGCTAATGACGGGAATCCAATATGATCTGTCAGACAGTCAAGCCTTGCTTTCGACTTGGAAGGCTGTAACGTCAGCTGCGGATACCCACCTGAGAGATCAGGTTCCAAAGGCATATAAAGTCACGGCAGAGCGGATTTTACTTAAACGACAACAAGCGTATTTTACATCACATGTAAAATGCGCTTTTTTCATAACATATTTCTACCGGGGGACAAAAGAAGATGGAAAAGAAAGAAGTTTTACTATTAATCGATGGATTCAATCTGCTC encodes the following:
- a CDS encoding DNA alkylation repair protein translates to MANPYLCPNCKTNRTRFNVIEQNPVAVKLDPSTGDVVQQYEDGELDMFHLPYKGSERLIQCGACGIVGEEEMYIKRAQSNPRA